The Aeromonas jandaei genomic interval TTTATTCCGGTGCGCCACCTCTATACCGACCAGATCCGCTTTGCCGTCAAGAAAGGGGATCTCGCCCTGCTGGCCAAGCTCGAAGAGGGATTCGCCAAGATAAAGGAGAGTGACCGGGAGCGGATCATCCGCAAATGGATGCATGTCGAGACCGTCTACCCCATCCATCTCGGCCCCTGGCTACTGCTGGCGGCGGGCCTCATCATGGTGGCTTATATCGTGCAGCTGCGCCGGGCTGTCGCCAATCGCACGGCTGAGCTGAGCCGCGCCAATGCCCGCCTCGAAAAGCTGGCCAGCACTGATCCGCTGACGGGCCTCCTCAACCGGCGCGCCTTTATCCCGTCACTGGAGCAGCAGCTGACCAGCGGCACACCCTGCGCTCTGCTGCTGTTCGACGTGGATCATTTCAAGGAGACCAACGATAAATTCGGCCACAACGTGGGCGACAAACTGCTGGAAAAACTGGCCGAATGCATAGCCATCATCTTGCCGGAGCAGAGTCTGTTTGCACGCATTGGTGGTGAGGAGTTTTGCGTCCTGCTGCCGAGCGATAACCTGCAGGCGACCGGATTGTGGGCGGCATGCCTCTGTCAGGAAGCCAATAAAGAGCGGCTGGAGACCACACTGGGTGAGGTCACCCTCTCCATCAGCACAGGAGCAGTCTGGATTTCAGCCGGGGAGAGTATCGACACCGATCAGCTGCTGCGACAGGCAGACCAGCTGATGTATCAAGCCAAAGCCAATGGTCGCAACACCTGGCAGGCAGCACCATATCAGGCAACGGCCAACCCGATGGATGCCCAATAAAAACGGCCGCCATCGGATGATGGCGGCCGTGAGGCATTATGTCTGTCAGAAGTTGTAGGTGACACCCAGATTGTAGCGGCGGCCATCCAGCACTGTGCCATAGCTGCTGTAATCCACCGTCTTGTCGAACAGGTTGTAGACCCCGGCGGTCAGCTCGAGATGCTTGTTGGCCTTGTAGACCAGCCCCATGTCAAAGAAGGTGTAGGAAGGAGTCCCCTCCGCCATCTTGACCCGGCTCAGGTACTCGGAAGTCTCGCCACGGAAGTTGACCCGCGACCAGAGGTTGAGCTCCTCGGTGGTCTGCCAGTCTACGCTGCCGTTGACCATGTGGCGTGGCATCTGGTTGAGGGCATTCCCCGCCAGCGGGCCACTCTTCTGCTCGGACTGGGTAAAGGTATAGCTGCCGCTGACCGACCACTTGTCGTTGATCACCCAATCCATCATGCTCTCTACGCCACGCATGTTCGCCTTGTCGACGTTGACCCGATCACTGATGAAGTCATAGCTGTGGCCATTGAGAGTACAGACCGGATCGCTCTTGCTGGTGCAGCGACGAACTTCGGAGATCTTGTTCTTGAAGTCGGTGTTGAACAGGGTCACCCCGGCATTGAAGCCCTGATGGCCATTCCAGAGCAGGCCAATCTCTTCACTCACGCTGGTCTCGGGTTTGAGCTCCGGGTTGCCGACCAGCATCCCATCAAGACTGCCACCACCGGTAACCTGACCCCAGTTGGCCGCAGACATCCGCAAGTCCGGCGAGCGATAACCGGTCGATACACCCCCTTTCAGGGTCCAGCTATCATCCAGATGCCAGACACCGTAGAGGCGCGGGCTCCAGTGAGAGCCGTAGTTCTGATCCCGATCCATGCGGGCGCCCCCTGTCAGGGCAAAGCTGTCAGTGAGTGACCACTCATCCTCGACAAACATCGCCCAGCTCCAGCGGGTAAGCTGTGTGGCCGGATTGGCCACTTTCAGGTTATTACCCTGATCATGCAGATCCTCATAGCGATACTGACCACCGACGCTCAGGTAGTGATCCCCCAGAATGAACTGGGTGTGGGTATCGGCGATGGTGTTGGTGAGCTCCATCTTGCGGCCGGGGTTGGTGTTGGTCTCCTGCTGCAGATAGCTGCTGGAAGAGCCGAAATCATACTGGCCATCATGGGTCAGCGCATAGTTGGTGCGCTCATAGCGGTTAAGGCTATCCTTCGCCTTGGCATCCAGCGAGTTGCCTGCCGTGCGATCCCGATCCTGCAAGCTGCGGCTGGCTTCCAGATCGAAGCGGTTGTGCTCGTCAGGCTTGAAGCTGAGCACGGCAGTACCGCTGCGGGTCTCCTGCTCGGCAAAGCCCTGGGTAAACTTATCCTCGCCACGATGGGCCAGCTGACCATTGAAGCGCAGCCCCAACACGCCATCGATCAGTGAACCTGCGGTATAGGCATCGGTCTGGAAGCTGTTGCCGGCATCTTTGTTCTCCTGAAAGGTCGAATCAGCGTGAACCGAGCCCTGCCAAGCCAGAGCGGTAGTCTTGCGGGTAATCACGTTAATCACGCCACCCATGGCATCTGAACCATAACGGGATGACATAGGGCCACGCACGACCTCAATCCGCTCGATTGCCTGTAGCGGCGGTAACCAGCCCTGCTCGATACCGGGTCCATCGCTATTGGGGCGGGTACCACGGCTATCCACCTTTTTGCCATCAACCAGCATCAGGGTGTATTTCGAGCCCATACCGCGAATGCTGATATCACTGCTGCTGCCACCACCGGTCACTACCACACCGGGGACATCCTTCAGGGCGTCAGTCACATCGCGATAGGCGCGCTTCTCCAGCTGTTCGCGAGTAATGACGGAGATAGAGGCTGCGGAATCCTCGATTTTTTGCTGAAAACCCGAGGCGGTGACAACCATCACTTCCTGTTCGGAAGCTACGGCGTGAATAGAGAGAAGAGAACCGATCAGCAAGGCAAGCTTGCTTGGTTGTATTGTTGTCATGATTTGGCCTGAACGTTTCAAGTAGGAAAGTGGCGTATTCCCTTACTTCACTCGTTACAAGACCCGGCCTCCTGCCGGGGACGGTGATTAATAAATGCTTATTTGAAACGCAACTTATTAATCGGTCTGGATTGTAACGACCAGGACACGTTCAATCAAACAATAATCATTATCATTTGAGTTATAGTAGTTAAACCTGCTCAGACGCGAAGCATAAGGCGAGATGGTTTATAACATCATGATTTGTAATGATAAGTTTACTTATAGGAGAGATTGGCAGGAGCAGGTTGCAAACCTGTGCTGATAACGACAGCCAGATGCCTGGATTTCAGGCAATAAAAAACCCCGCTCGATGAGCGGGGTTCTTAAATTGGGAGCCTGGCAGTGTCCTACTCTCGCATGGCGAATGCCACACTACCATCGGCGCTACCGCGTTTCACTTCTGAGTTCGGCATGGGATCAGGTGGTTCCACGGCGCTATTGCCGCCAGGCAAATTCTTAATCTAGAAAGCTGACGTGAATAACGAAATGCCTGTTGGCTTCGCTATCACTGAATTTGAGTAGTTCGTTCATTCGCTACAAGGCCCAGAACACTTCTTGGGTGTTGTATGGTTAAGCCTCACGGGTAATTAGTACGGGTTAGCTCAATGCATCGCTGCACTTACACACCCCGCCTATCAACGTTGTGGTCTCCAACGGCCCTTTAGGACCCTCAAGGGGTCAGGGATGACTCATCTCAGGGCTCGCTTCCCGCTTAGATGCTTTCAGCGGTTATCGATTCCGAACTTAGCTACCGGGCAGTGCCACTGGCGTGACAACCCGAACACCAGAGGTTCGTTCACTCCGGTCCTCTCGTACTAGGAGCAACTCCCTTCAATCATCCAACGCCCACGGCAGATAGGGACCGAACTGTCTCACGACGTTCTGAACCCAGCTCGCGTACCACTTTAAATGGCGAACAGCCATACCCTTGGGACCGACTTCAGCCCCAGGATGTGATGAGCCGACATCGAGGTGCCAAACACCGCCGTCGATATGAACTCTTGGGCGGTATCAGCCTGTTATCCCCGGAGTACCTTTTATCCGTTGAGCGATGGCCCTTCCATTCAGAACCACCGGATCACTATGACCTACTTTCGTACCTGCTCGACCTGTCCGTCTCGCAGTTAAGCTGGCTTATGCCATTGCACTAACCTCCTGATGTCCGACCAGGATTAGCCAACCTTCGTGCTCCTCCGTTACTCTTTGGGAGGAGACCGCCCCAGTCAAACTACCCACCAGGCACTGTCCGCGAGCCCGATTCAGGGCCCTGCGTTAGAACATCAAACATACAAGGGTGGTATTTCAAGGACGGCTCCAGCGCAACTGGCGTCACGCCTTCAAAGCCTCCCACCTATCCTACACATGTAGGTTCAATGTTCAGTGCCAAGCTGTAGTAAAGGTTCACGGGGTCTTTCCGTCTAGCCGCGGGTACACCGCATCTTCACGGCGAATTCGATTTCACTGAGTCTCGGGTGGAGACAGCATGGCCATGGTTACACCATTCGTGCAGGTCGGAACTTACCCGACAAGGAATTTCGCTACCTTAGGACCGTTATAGTTACGGCCGCCGTTTACCGGGGCTTCGATCAAGAGCTTCGCTTGCGCTAACCCCATCAATTAACCTTCCGGCACCGGGCAGGTGTCACACCCTATACGTCCACTTTCGTGTTTGCAGAGTGCTGTGTTTTTGATAAACAGTCCCAGCCATCTGGTCACTGCGACTCCCGTCAGCTCCATCCGCAAGGGACTTCACCAACAAGAGCGTACCTTCTCCCGAAGTTACGGTACTATTTTGCCTAGTTCCTTCACCCGAGTTCTCTCAAGCGCCTTGGTATTCTCTACCCGACCACCTGTGTCGGTTTGGGGTACGATGACTTGTAATCTGAAGCTTAGAGGCTTTTCCTGGAAGCAGGGCATCAATGGCTTCCACACCGTAGTGTGTTCGTCTCGTGTCTCAGCGTTGCACCTCCGGATTTACCTAAAGGTACCGCCTACGCACTTTCACCAGGACAACCGTCGCCTGGCCCACCTAGCCTTCTCCGTCCCCCCATCGCAATTACAAGTCGTGCAGGAATATTAACCTGCTTCCCATCGATTACGCCTTTCGGCCTCACCTTAGGGGTCGACTCACCCTGCCCCGATTAACGTTGGACAGGAACCCTTGGTCTTCCGGCGAGGAGGCTTTTCACCCCCTTTATCGTTACTTACGTCAGCATTCGCACTTCTGATATCTCCAGCATACCTCTCGATACACCTTCGCAGACTTACAGAACGCTCCCCTACCACTTGCACTAAGTGCAAATCCGCGGCTTCGGTGCCTGGTTTGAGCCCCGTTACATCTTCCGCGCAGGCCGACTCGACTAGTGAGCTATTACGCTTTCTTTAAATGATGGCTGCTTCTAAGCCAACATCCTAGCTGTCTGAGCCTTCCCACATCGTTTCCCACTTAACCAGAACTTTGGGACCTTAGCCGGCGGTCTGGGTTGTTTCCCTCTTCACGACGGACGTTAGCACCCGCCGTGTGTCTCCCGGATAGTACTTACTGGTATTCGGAGTTTGCATGGGGTTGGTAAGTCGGGATGACCCCCTAGCCCAAACAGTGCTCTACCCCCAGTAGTATTCGTCCGAGGCGCTACCTAAATAGCTTTCGGGGAGAACCAGCTATCTCCGAGTTTGATTGGCCTTTCACCCCCAGCCACAGGTCATCCCCTAACTTTGCAACGTTAGTGGGTTCGGTCCTCCAGTTGATGTTACTCAACCTTCAACCTGCCCATGGCTAGATCACCCGGTTTCGGGTCTACACCTTGCAACTAGACGCCCAGTTAAGACTCGGTTTCCCTACGGCTCCCCTATACGGTTAACCTCGCTACAAAATGTAAGTCGCTGACCCATTATACAAAAGGTACGCAGTCACCCCGAAGGGCTCCCACTGCTTGTACGTACACGGTTTCAGGTTCTATTTCACTCCCCTCACAGGGGTTCTTTTCGCCTTTCCCTCACGGTACTGGTTCACTATCGGTCAGTCAGGAGTATTTAGCCTTGGAGGATCGGCCCCCCCATATTCAGACAGGATGTCACGTGTCCCGCCCTACTCGATTTCACATCAAGGTTGTTTTCGTGTACGGGGCTATCACCCTGTATCGCCGGCCTTTCCATGACCGTTCCACTAACTTCCAAGATGCTTAAGGGCTAATCCCCGTTCGCTCGCCGCTACTGAGGGAATCTCGGTTGATTTCTTTTCCTCGGGGTACTTAGATGTTTCAGTTCTCCCGGTTCGCCTCGTTACACTATGTATTCATGTAACGATACCCAAGTTATCTTGGGTGGGTTTCCCCATTCGGAAATCTGTGAGTAATAGCGTCTCTTACCGACTTCTCACAGCTTATCGCAGGTTAGTACGTCCTTCATCGCCTCTGACTGCCAAGGCATCCACCATGTACGCTTAGTCACTTAACCATACAACCCCAAGAAGTGTCGGTGAAACCGGCACAGCTTGTTGCTGTACAACAAGGACCAAATAAAATTTGGTTTTCGCCAAGAAGTTTCCAAAGCACTTGTAACAAATGTTTGAGAACTACTTTTTAAATCAGCTTTCCAGATTGTTAAAGAGCAAACTTCATAAAGAAGTCAAAGACATAGACTGAACATATCGTCCAATTCATGGCTTTTGCTTCTCGCAAAATTCAGTACAGATTATGGTGGAGCTATGCGGGATCGAACCGCAGACCTCCTGCGTGCAAAGCAGGCGCTCTCCCAGCTGAGCTATAGCCCCGTAATCGAAGTGGTGGGTCTGAGTGGACTCGAACCACCGACCTCACCCTTATCAGGGGTGCGCTCTAACCACCTGAGCTACAGACCCACTTCGTGTACTGTCTCTAAACTTGAATCAAGGCAATCTGTGTGAACACTCAACAACTTCGTCATCTTAAGGTAAGGAGGTGATCCAACCCCAGGTTCCCCTAGGGTTACCTTGTTACGACTTCACCCCAGTCATGAATCACACCGTGGTAAACGCCCTCCCGAAGGTTAAGCTATCTACTTCTGGTGCAACCCACTCCCATGGTGTGACGGGCGGTGTGTACAAGGCCCGGGAACGTATTCACCGCAACATTCTGATTTGCGATTACTAGCGATTCCGACTTCACGGAGTCGAGTTGCAGACTCCGATCCGGACTACGACGCGCTTTTTGGGATTCGCTCACTATCGCTAGCTTGCAGCCCTCTGTACGCGCCATTGTAGCACGTGTGTAGCCCTGGCCGTAAGGGCCATGATGACTTGACGTCATCCCCACCTTCCTCCGGTTTATCACCGGCAGTCTCCCTTGAGTTCCCACCATTACGTGCTGGCAACAAAGGACAGGGGTTGCGCTCGTTGCGGGACTTAACCCAACATCTCACGACACGAGCTGACGACAGCCATGCAGCACCTGTGTTCTGATTCCCGAAGGCACTCCCGTATCTCTACAGGATTCCAGACATGTCAAGGCCAGGTAAGGTTCTTCGCGTTGCATCGAATTAAACCACATGCTCCACCGCTTGTGCGGGCCCCCGTCAATTCATTTGAGTTTTAACCTTGCGGCCGTACTCCCCAGGCGGTCGATTTAACGCGTTAGCTCCGGAAGCCACGTCTCAAGGACACAGCCTCCAAATCGACATCGTTTACGGCGTGGACTACCAGGGTATCTAATCCTGTTTGCTCCCCACGCTTTCGCACCTGAGCGTCAGTCTTTGTCCAGGGGGCCGCCTTCGCCACCGGTATTCCTCCAGATCTCTACGCATTTCACCGCTACACCTGGAATTCTACCCCCCTCTACAAGACTCTAGCTGGACAGTTTTAAATGCAATTCCCAGGTTGAGCCCGGGGCTTTCACATCTAACTTATCCAACCGCCTGCGTGCGCTTTACGCCCAGTAATTCCGATTAACGCTTGCACCCTCCGTATTACCGCGGCTGCTGGCACGGAGTTAGCCGGTGCTTCTTCTGCGAGTAACGTCACAGCCAGCAGATATTAGCTACTGACCTTTCCTCCTCGCTGAAAGTGCTTTACAACCCGAAGGCCTTCTTCACACACGCGGCATGGCTGCATCAGGGTTTCCCCCATTGTGCAATATTCCCCACTGCTGCCTCCCGTAGGAGTCTGGACCGTGTCTCAGTTCCAGTGTGGCTGATCATCCTCTCAGACCAGCTAGGGATCGTCGCCTTGGTGAGCCGTTACCTCACCAACTAGCTAATCCCACCTGGGTTCATCCAATCGCGCAAGGCCCGAAGGTGCCCCTGCTTTCCCCCGTAGGGCGTATGCGGTATTAGCTACCGTTTCCAGTAGTTATCCCCCTCGACTGGGCAGATCCCCAGGCATTACTCACCCGTCCGCCGCTCGCCGGCAAAAGTAGCAAGCTACTTTCCCGCTGCCGCTCGACTTGCATGTGTTAGGCCTGCCGCCAGCGTTCAATCTGAGCCATGATCAAACTCTTCAATTTAAGTTTGGTTGCTTCGAAAAGCGGCTCAATGAATTGCTGAATTAACTGCTGCAACTTAAAGTTGCTTTGGTCACTTCATCAGACATTGAAAATCAAAAATTGTTTTTGATGCTCGATGCTGTGAGTGCCCACACAGATTGCTTGATTCAAATTGTTAAAGAGCGACGCAGCTTTTGCTGCTGCGGGAGTGGCATTCTACTCAACCGCCTTCTCGAGTCAAGCCTTATTTGCAAAGGCTTTTCGAGGTTATCGACCCGGTTGTTTGCGTTGCCGCTTGCCGTGTCGATGGAGGCGCATTATAGGGAGTGAATTCGTTCTGGCAACCCCTCTCCTGCAATAAAATTGCAAAAAAGGGCACTTTTTTAGTTATTCATATCCAACCACAGCTTTTATACAAACTTATCCACAGAAATAGCCTTCAGGTTGTTAGAATGACCGAAAACAAGGAGGCCAAGATGGACTTGCGACTGAGACCTTACAAGGGAAAACGCCCGCAACTGGGCAAACGGGTATATGTAGACGCCTGCATCACCCTGGTAGGTGATATCAACTGGCCAACGATGCTTAAATGAAGTGAGCTGGCTATCCACCATTTCTCTAGGCTCGGGAACCACCTTTCCTTCATATATAGATGCGATAAGATGATGGGGTGAGGCAGTTGAGGCAGTTGAGGCAGTTGAGGCAGTTGAGGCAGTTGAGGCAGTTGAGGCAGTTGAGGCAGTTGAGGCAGTTGAGGCAGTTGAGGCAGTTGAGGCAGTTGAGGCAGTTGAGGCAGTTGAGGCAGTTGAGACAGTTGAGACAGTTGAGACAGTTGAGACAGTTGAGACAGTTGAGACAGTTGAGACAGTTGAGACAGTTGAGACAGTTGAGACAGTTGAGACAGTTGAGACAGTTGAGACAGTTGAGACAGTTGAGACAGTTGAGACAGTTGAGACAGTTGAGACAGTTGAGACAGTTGAGACAGTTGAGACAGTTGAGACAGTTGAGACAGTTGAGACAGTTGAGACAGTTGAGACAGTTGAGACAGTATCAAAATCTCTTAAAAGAAAAGCCGGGACAAGCCCGGCTTTTTCTTTATCACTCAGCAGCTGCTTCAGCAGCGGCCGGGCGGTCTACCAGCTCAATATAAGCCATAGGGGCGTTGTCGCCAGCACGGAAACCGCATTTCAGAATGCGAGTATAACCGCCGGCGCGCTCCAGGTAGCGCGGGCCCAGTTCATTAAACAGCTTAGCCACGATCGCGTTGTCGCGAGTGCGGGCAAATGCCAGACGACGATTAGCAACGCTATCAGTCTTGGCAAGGGTGATCAGCGGTTCAACTACACGACGCAGCTCTTTTGCCTTAGGCAGAGTCGTCTTGATGATCTCATGAC includes:
- a CDS encoding transporter substrate-binding domain-containing diguanylate cyclase, producing MASSRIGQAFRAGCGFLLLIIALYASGKEPEQPLVITNSKAWQPFSYINESGQPDGLLIDLWREYARVTGQKIEFRLVDWQHSLDLLHEGKADVHAGLLWSPERDKLFDYGLPLAQLDSQLFFSNELRGTDVHYYLLHETVGVVAGGYEEYYARRYFPGTKLQTFDDNDTLLAAAFRGDIKAFIADLQVANFYIYTSADPTRFIPVRHLYTDQIRFAVKKGDLALLAKLEEGFAKIKESDRERIIRKWMHVETVYPIHLGPWLLLAAGLIMVAYIVQLRRAVANRTAELSRANARLEKLASTDPLTGLLNRRAFIPSLEQQLTSGTPCALLLFDVDHFKETNDKFGHNVGDKLLEKLAECIAIILPEQSLFARIGGEEFCVLLPSDNLQATGLWAACLCQEANKERLETTLGEVTLSISTGAVWISAGESIDTDQLLRQADQLMYQAKANGRNTWQAAPYQATANPMDAQ
- the rplQ gene encoding 50S ribosomal protein L17 produces the protein MRHRLSGRQLNRNSSHRQAMFRNMASSLVRHEIIKTTLPKAKELRRVVEPLITLAKTDSVANRRLAFARTRDNAIVAKLFNELGPRYLERAGGYTRILKCGFRAGDNAPMAYIELVDRPAAAEAAAE
- a CDS encoding ligand-gated channel protein, coding for MTTIQPSKLALLIGSLLSIHAVASEQEVMVVTASGFQQKIEDSAASISVITREQLEKRAYRDVTDALKDVPGVVVTGGGSSSDISIRGMGSKYTLMLVDGKKVDSRGTRPNSDGPGIEQGWLPPLQAIERIEVVRGPMSSRYGSDAMGGVINVITRKTTALAWQGSVHADSTFQENKDAGNSFQTDAYTAGSLIDGVLGLRFNGQLAHRGEDKFTQGFAEQETRSGTAVLSFKPDEHNRFDLEASRSLQDRDRTAGNSLDAKAKDSLNRYERTNYALTHDGQYDFGSSSSYLQQETNTNPGRKMELTNTIADTHTQFILGDHYLSVGGQYRYEDLHDQGNNLKVANPATQLTRWSWAMFVEDEWSLTDSFALTGGARMDRDQNYGSHWSPRLYGVWHLDDSWTLKGGVSTGYRSPDLRMSAANWGQVTGGGSLDGMLVGNPELKPETSVSEEIGLLWNGHQGFNAGVTLFNTDFKNKISEVRRCTSKSDPVCTLNGHSYDFISDRVNVDKANMRGVESMMDWVINDKWSVSGSYTFTQSEQKSGPLAGNALNQMPRHMVNGSVDWQTTEELNLWSRVNFRGETSEYLSRVKMAEGTPSYTFFDMGLVYKANKHLELTAGVYNLFDKTVDYSSYGTVLDGRRYNLGVTYNF